A single region of the Nostoc sp. MS1 genome encodes:
- a CDS encoding CopG family transcriptional regulator — MNKKWAAKRMTVNLSSSEAERLEKYCSTTGRPATDVIRELIRSLPTEEIPNAD, encoded by the coding sequence ATGAATAAGAAATGGGCTGCTAAACGTATGACAGTTAATCTCTCATCAAGTGAAGCCGAAAGATTGGAAAAATACTGTTCAACTACAGGACGACCAGCAACAGATGTAATTCGAGAGTTAATCCGCTCTTTGCCGACTGAAGAAATACCGAATGCAGATTGA
- a CDS encoding type I restriction enzyme HsdR N-terminal domain-containing protein, with amino-acid sequence MTTSIAIAEKITTLRQVQEKLGLTLSENGQFFTEWMADLPALSEAEQARLDQVRQNYLYQISYGPLLEETVKMVVLSPLLELASFYQAPYRFQTEVSVEIEAQGDNEEILRGRIDVLVLQGRLWIILIESKKTTFDVELAIPQTLAYMAVHPHPEQPLYGMITNGSSFLFVKTLSKQYATSDLFATRSQHLNNLSGVLRILKHLGKIITKL; translated from the coding sequence ATGACCACAAGCATAGCTATTGCAGAAAAAATTACCACCCTTCGCCAAGTCCAGGAGAAACTGGGATTAACACTAAGTGAAAATGGCCAATTTTTTACTGAGTGGATGGCAGATTTACCTGCATTAAGTGAAGCAGAACAGGCACGATTAGATCAAGTTCGACAAAATTATCTTTATCAAATCTCTTATGGCCCTCTCTTAGAAGAAACTGTCAAAATGGTTGTGCTATCTCCACTACTGGAACTTGCAAGTTTTTATCAAGCACCATACAGATTTCAAACCGAAGTATCCGTTGAGATTGAAGCACAAGGCGATAATGAAGAAATTTTACGGGGAAGAATTGATGTCTTAGTTTTGCAAGGTCGATTATGGATTATCTTAATTGAATCAAAGAAAACCACCTTTGATGTAGAGTTAGCAATTCCCCAAACATTAGCTTATATGGCCGTTCATCCCCATCCAGAACAACCCTTGTACGGCATGATCACCAACGGTAGTAGCTTTTTGTTTGTTAAAACCTTAAGTAAACAGTATGCTACTTCTGATTTATTTGCTACACGCTCTCAGCATCTTAACAATTTATCTGGGGTTTTAAGAATACTCAAGCACTTAGGGAAAATCATTACAAAATTATAA
- a CDS encoding ISLre2 family transposase, whose protein sequence is MAKNISATLDLNKSVKSFHLQVTKLLEFTNITEWDGKKLREREKEIREQAMILAGQCIAVLLYNLSVSPKILNYSVSQTQGWRNLNTQKHGSKKRKIVTIGNVEVTLTLPYVLERNPTSKESDNPLLNEPKIKTSNQGFCPFLKWLGMSEGITPLVWSIIAKYGAIASSFDAARSTLTDWGINVSLKRIERLTYLFGEIGINLRQSKILNLEMNHLSNSNVLKGQRVVIAVDGGRTKIRFNKKGRRSKKTNRHGFVGEWMEPKLLTIYVVNEEGKKIRTSTIPITNDGTYSGYKEFLKILEMYLVNLGISEAKQVLLIADGAEWIWIHIPLLLKKLKCPLETYQLLDFYHAASHLQDFADAAFSTDNERQSWFKKSRKILKKGQALDLMRNMGEFISEATGERCKIMVRERNYILKAYRRRLLKYNEVAARKLPLGSGAVESLIRQVVNLRMKGNSKFWLQNNAEIMLHLRCQWIAKSWDNFCDSIFNSFIKPQTG, encoded by the coding sequence ATGGCAAAAAATATAAGTGCAACTCTTGATTTAAACAAGTCAGTTAAAAGTTTTCACTTACAGGTCACAAAACTTTTAGAATTTACAAATATCACAGAGTGGGATGGAAAAAAGCTGAGAGAACGAGAAAAAGAAATTAGAGAACAGGCAATGATTTTAGCAGGTCAATGTATAGCTGTTTTATTATATAATCTTTCCGTATCCCCAAAAATCCTAAACTATTCTGTTAGTCAAACACAGGGATGGAGAAATTTAAATACACAAAAACATGGTTCTAAAAAGCGAAAAATAGTAACAATTGGAAACGTCGAAGTAACTTTAACTTTACCTTATGTACTTGAACGGAATCCCACAAGTAAAGAATCTGATAATCCTCTGCTCAATGAGCCAAAAATAAAAACTTCAAATCAAGGATTTTGTCCGTTTTTAAAGTGGCTAGGGATGTCTGAAGGTATTACCCCTCTAGTCTGGTCAATAATCGCAAAATATGGTGCGATCGCTAGTTCTTTCGATGCAGCACGTTCGACGCTAACGGATTGGGGAATAAATGTTAGTTTAAAACGAATCGAACGCCTGACTTACCTTTTTGGTGAAATTGGTATTAATCTACGCCAATCAAAAATATTAAATCTGGAGATGAACCACTTATCTAATAGTAATGTTCTCAAAGGCCAACGAGTTGTAATCGCTGTAGATGGTGGAAGAACTAAAATTAGGTTTAATAAAAAAGGTAGACGCAGTAAGAAAACAAACCGTCATGGCTTTGTTGGTGAATGGATGGAGCCAAAGTTACTAACAATTTATGTAGTAAATGAAGAAGGTAAAAAAATTAGGACATCGACAATACCTATTACGAATGATGGCACATATTCAGGTTATAAAGAATTCCTCAAAATTTTAGAGATGTATTTAGTAAATTTGGGTATAAGTGAAGCCAAGCAGGTGTTATTGATTGCTGATGGTGCAGAGTGGATATGGATACACATTCCTCTTTTACTAAAAAAATTAAAATGCCCACTTGAAACTTATCAATTATTAGACTTTTATCACGCAGCATCACATTTACAAGATTTTGCTGATGCCGCTTTTAGTACAGATAATGAGCGTCAATCCTGGTTTAAAAAATCTCGGAAAATTTTAAAGAAAGGTCAGGCACTAGATTTAATGAGAAATATGGGTGAATTTATTTCCGAGGCAACAGGAGAGCGCTGTAAAATTATGGTAAGAGAGCGAAATTATATTTTAAAAGCGTATAGAAGGAGGCTTTTAAAATATAACGAAGTTGCAGCTCGAAAATTACCTCTCGGTAGTGGTGCAGTTGAAAGTTTAATTCGTCAAGTTGTTAATTTACGCATGAAAGGAAACAGTAAGTTTTGGTTACAAAATAATGCAGAAATTATGTTACATCTGCGTTGTCAATGGATAGCTAAAAGTTGGGATAATTTTTGTGATTCTATCTTTAATTCTTTTATCAAACCCCAAACTGGTTGA
- a CDS encoding HAD family acid phosphatase codes for MYHPYLKLIAFPTLLTSSLLLVGLKQDTAEITNAQLNEQSVLAINWVQQSGEYQALTYQAFNIAKIVFDQAKRVHQPTVIVDIDETVLDNSAY; via the coding sequence ATGTATCATCCATATTTGAAGCTGATTGCTTTTCCTACATTACTCACTTCAAGCCTGCTTCTTGTAGGACTTAAGCAAGATACCGCAGAGATAACTAACGCACAGCTAAATGAACAGTCTGTACTGGCTATTAACTGGGTACAGCAATCGGGAGAGTATCAAGCACTTACTTACCAAGCATTTAACATCGCCAAAATTGTCTTTGATCAAGCCAAAAGAGTACACCAACCAACAGTGATTGTTGATATTGATGAGACAGTTCTTGACAATAGTGCTTACTAA
- a CDS encoding thermonuclease family protein — MDLLELILVLGTVIGIVDGQTIEVKDNAGQKITVTLACINVPKATDQGYLATTQRLKQLLPLQSPIVIRTTEQQRTERTVGEVYVDNRSVNLLLVESGNAVVDRETIQDCSENKTRYLIAQANAKNKHLGLWQQSNSRVNSSKTFTLRGKLIYEQISAVMSARAYRGEEFFLLANTTNQSRLVLRPSNQVSRTQLQSFQNQIVEMTVVYVEGTRPKLEERACPIDVDGQCMPQGAGYQVLSIVRLKSH, encoded by the coding sequence ATGGATTTACTCGAACTAATTTTAGTGCTAGGTACAGTAATTGGAATTGTAGATGGACAAACGATTGAGGTTAAGGATAATGCCGGGCAAAAAATTACAGTCACTTTAGCGTGCATAAATGTACCAAAAGCAACTGACCAAGGTTATCTAGCAACGACACAAAGACTAAAACAGCTACTACCACTTCAAAGCCCCATAGTGATTAGAACTACAGAACAACAAAGAACTGAGCGTACAGTTGGTGAGGTGTATGTGGATAATCGCTCAGTAAATCTGCTTTTGGTAGAATCAGGTAATGCTGTTGTCGATAGAGAAACTATACAAGATTGCTCCGAGAACAAAACCCGATATTTAATTGCACAAGCGAATGCTAAAAATAAACATTTGGGATTGTGGCAGCAATCAAATAGCAGAGTAAATTCATCAAAAACATTTACTTTGCGTGGAAAATTAATTTATGAACAAATTTCTGCTGTGATGTCAGCTAGAGCTTACCGGGGAGAGGAATTTTTCTTACTTGCCAACACTACAAACCAAAGTCGATTGGTTTTACGTCCATCTAATCAAGTTTCTCGGACTCAATTGCAATCATTTCAGAACCAAATTGTTGAGATGACAGTGGTATATGTTGAAGGGACTCGCCCAAAGCTGGAGGAAAGAGCTTGCCCCATTGATGTTGATGGTCAATGTATGCCTCAAGGTGCTGGTTATCAAGTTTTATCTATAGTGCGATTGAAGTCCCACTAG
- a CDS encoding helicase-related protein yields MQYRLELVSPDADGLKEFLLIHYNFESDKKDNLQNFFDDYERESSDEDYEEAEEDEDENEAEQQQKRQQLKSSIDKATDALRNNPSNAQKIYERMLADCKRDLHQLEQIQNLLVDEFLVDHKRKQVTQKVRELVSQGHKVLLISTFSDTVIDYYRYMARDSAIASKGIGMVIGSTKLYYASGADKPQKVNPTQVLQPNRHQANLNRQEIFRLFAPAATCKNPTDRPKSEEEIAVLIGSETLSVGQNLQDADYLINIDLPWNPMILEQRIGRIDRPKQHKAKNISIYYANSESQLLRQASRLSNLNKKLVGDLAQNGGGIASIEPDPNPNPNIPTISNINALGASIYGDTLFDDEILPGYIDFLQSLVKARKMEQGNLQEDAYKKQETNRDLYTQNEILHSEELSKLLKDLGEDYQANPIAVGRLTGEKDEPTGLVALTLQYFGPNGEVISEKQQTLFWNDQTGENDGYGMAIATAIKTPIASNIFSTRYLLSCAQTIYDELVRLKQQLSIELEQTETLENLTITSERLTKIQRRLSALDSFPSGLDRSMVKGALKKLNSWKEMKPVQKLLKEYTDGIKASLDDENFVIELVQDTDKLNLIFSEGIKPTSIKVSLAAFLLKA; encoded by the coding sequence ATGCAATACCGTCTAGAATTAGTTTCTCCTGATGCAGATGGTTTAAAAGAGTTTTTGCTAATTCATTACAATTTTGAATCGGATAAAAAAGATAACTTACAAAATTTCTTTGATGACTACGAACGTGAAAGCTCCGATGAAGACTATGAAGAGGCAGAAGAGGATGAAGATGAAAACGAAGCAGAACAGCAACAAAAACGTCAACAGCTAAAAAGTTCTATTGATAAGGCTACAGATGCCTTACGAAATAATCCTAGCAATGCTCAAAAGATTTATGAACGTATGTTGGCTGATTGTAAACGTGATTTACATCAGCTAGAGCAAATACAAAATCTCTTAGTAGATGAGTTTTTAGTTGACCACAAACGTAAGCAAGTTACTCAAAAAGTTCGAGAACTGGTAAGCCAGGGGCATAAGGTACTGCTAATCTCTACCTTTAGCGACACAGTAATTGATTACTACCGCTACATGGCTCGTGATAGTGCGATCGCATCTAAAGGTATTGGCATGGTAATTGGGTCTACTAAATTGTATTATGCCAGTGGTGCAGACAAACCACAAAAAGTTAACCCTACCCAAGTCTTACAACCAAATCGTCATCAAGCTAACCTAAATCGTCAAGAGATATTTCGATTGTTCGCTCCGGCTGCCACCTGCAAAAATCCAACAGATAGACCGAAATCTGAGGAAGAAATTGCTGTGCTTATTGGATCAGAAACATTATCGGTAGGTCAAAATCTTCAGGATGCTGATTACTTAATAAACATTGACTTGCCCTGGAATCCTATGATTCTAGAACAGCGTATTGGGCGGATTGACAGACCCAAGCAGCATAAAGCTAAAAACATCTCTATTTACTATGCAAATAGTGAAAGCCAATTACTACGGCAAGCATCTCGTCTATCAAACTTGAATAAAAAACTGGTAGGAGACTTAGCCCAAAATGGAGGAGGCATCGCTAGTATAGAGCCAGATCCGAACCCTAATCCTAACATTCCTACTATTTCTAATATAAACGCATTAGGGGCATCTATTTATGGAGATACATTATTTGATGATGAAATTTTACCTGGCTATATAGATTTTCTCCAAAGTTTAGTGAAAGCTAGAAAAATGGAGCAGGGTAATTTACAAGAAGATGCTTATAAGAAACAAGAAACTAATCGTGACCTTTATACTCAAAACGAGATTCTTCATAGTGAGGAACTCAGTAAATTGCTCAAAGACTTAGGTGAGGATTACCAAGCTAATCCAATAGCTGTAGGTCGTTTGACTGGTGAAAAGGATGAACCTACTGGATTAGTAGCTTTGACACTCCAATACTTCGGGCCAAATGGTGAAGTAATATCTGAAAAACAACAGACTTTATTTTGGAATGACCAAACAGGAGAAAATGATGGTTATGGTATGGCGATCGCTACAGCTATTAAAACACCTATAGCTAGTAATATATTTTCTACAAGGTATTTACTGTCATGCGCCCAAACTATTTATGACGAGTTGGTCAGATTAAAACAACAACTCAGTATAGAACTAGAACAGACAGAAACGTTAGAAAATCTTACTATTACCTCTGAGCGTCTTACTAAAATTCAGCGTCGGCTGAGTGCGCTTGATAGCTTTCCATCTGGTTTAGATAGATCAATGGTTAAGGGTGCATTAAAAAAATTAAATAGTTGGAAAGAAATGAAGCCTGTGCAAAAGCTTTTAAAAGAATACACAGATGGTATTAAAGCTAGTTTAGATGATGAGAATTTTGTTATCGAGTTAGTGCAAGATACAGACAAGCTTAATTTAATTTTTTCAGAGGGAATTAAACCAACTAGTATAAAAGTTTCTCTTGCTGCTTTTTTACTAAAAGCATAA
- a CDS encoding AAA family ATPase — protein MKLILFFGIPGTGKSTLSEEIARTLHIPVFSLDWILGAMLLSQLRVQQEGFYIKTAEALLTMLIQRQLMLGQSAILDTPANTVAQRKHWQDLAQSYNAAFYGIETICSHMELHRRRVEGRKRGIPGWHDTVNWSHVEQMRLKSEAWSADEGEHLTIDAVHPLNENVQTILKYVQS, from the coding sequence ATGAAGCTAATTCTATTTTTTGGTATTCCTGGCACTGGCAAAAGTACCCTGTCAGAAGAAATTGCACGGACATTGCATATCCCTGTATTCTCTCTAGACTGGATATTGGGAGCAATGCTGCTATCACAGTTGCGTGTTCAACAGGAAGGATTTTACATTAAGACTGCTGAAGCACTGCTGACAATGCTGATTCAAAGACAACTGATGTTAGGACAGTCGGCTATTTTGGATACTCCTGCTAATACAGTCGCGCAAAGAAAACACTGGCAGGATTTAGCGCAATCATATAATGCAGCATTTTATGGAATTGAAACAATTTGCTCACATATGGAGTTACATCGTAGACGAGTCGAAGGACGTAAGCGTGGTATTCCAGGGTGGCATGATACTGTTAATTGGAGTCACGTAGAACAAATGCGTCTCAAGAGTGAAGCTTGGAGTGCTGATGAAGGAGAACATCTGACAATAGATGCGGTTCATCCTTTAAATGAAAATGTTCAGACAATACTCAAATATGTTCAATCCTGA
- a CDS encoding pentapeptide repeat-containing protein: MLRDYSGQNIRGSSFQGQNLEGANFSRADIRGTDFTGANLKGANFSYAQAGLQKRWATFLVLICCLICGLAGFPSAFVGALISSIFNSSNLPNQVFGWTTLIVVIVVFIVIISRQRLNSARAVAESLVSLFAGVLTLFVIAGKSSAAALIIFFTVTLAFTIIKARVLAIVVAVALVVVLAFSFIGTFNVIAALIIVFAVSIAVFTALTFAFALAFAVTSSRALAIAVTLALINAFSLTLVLAEPTATAFVTNLAFAEPSTFLTSKRFGSVAILLEVLSIITSLQALKGNYRYTLIRNIIISFAAFKGTSFRSADLTEANFTEASLKSADFTKATLTRTCFDNTKELDRARRSSID, translated from the coding sequence ATGCTACGAGATTATTCGGGACAGAATATTAGAGGTAGCTCATTTCAAGGTCAGAACCTTGAGGGTGCGAACTTCAGTCGGGCAGATATCCGGGGAACTGATTTTACTGGTGCTAACTTAAAAGGTGCAAACTTCAGTTATGCTCAAGCTGGATTGCAGAAGCGGTGGGCAACGTTTTTGGTGCTTATTTGTTGTTTGATATGCGGATTGGCAGGATTTCCTTCGGCTTTTGTTGGAGCATTAATAAGTTCTATATTTAATAGTTCAAATTTACCCAATCAAGTTTTCGGCTGGACTACTTTAATAGTAGTAATTGTTGTGTTTATAGTTATAATTAGTCGCCAAAGGTTAAATTCTGCTAGAGCCGTTGCGGAAAGCTTAGTCAGCCTCTTCGCTGGAGTCTTAACCTTATTCGTCATCGCTGGAAAAAGCTCCGCCGCCGCCTTAATTATTTTCTTCACTGTCACCTTAGCTTTCACAATTATCAAAGCTAGAGTCTTAGCTATTGTCGTTGCTGTTGCCTTAGTTGTCGTCTTAGCCTTCTCCTTCATCGGAACTTTCAACGTTATCGCAGCCTTAATCATCGTTTTTGCGGTTTCTATTGCTGTCTTTACTGCCTTAACCTTTGCCTTTGCCCTAGCCTTCGCCGTCACTTCCAGCAGGGCCTTAGCTATAGCCGTTACCTTAGCCTTAATAAACGCCTTCTCCTTAACCTTAGTTTTAGCTGAACCTACAGCTACTGCCTTTGTTACTAATTTAGCCTTTGCTGAACCTAGCACTTTCCTCACTTCTAAGAGGTTCGGCTCTGTAGCCATTCTCTTAGAAGTGTTAAGCATTATTACCAGTTTGCAAGCATTGAAAGGAAATTATAGATATACTTTGATTCGTAACATAATAATCTCTTTTGCAGCTTTTAAAGGCACAAGTTTCCGTAGTGCCGATTTAACTGAAGCTAATTTTACAGAAGCTAGCCTTAAAAGTGCAGATTTCACAAAAGCTACTTTGACTCGTACTTGCTTTGACAATACCAAAGAACTAGACCGTGCTAGACGTAGTTCTATTGATTAA
- a CDS encoding NERD domain-containing protein, with product MKYKKLDFKILTKISLGFFKVVITSSVAFSASTFLNFASYKSYWNGTIFAVQTVDFNILSHTLPTKLSYALQRKNIDEVQNTLNSNFGLFGIVITNCKTKNKECPNQKILYSSKSRRDWEKQLDTKDLFQHPYDLLRSPIPLNTENKYTSTRATERRSTGKKNSGRIIGRVYYVRGIPPEFQQDYWRWLQNPLSTSGAHKYYFLTTSVFLFGGFTVLSIIEFLLYKRHKNQEQLKQEVKLLQYQLNGEQRTKALLQSEIQELNTDLERKKKELSLKNEEQFLLETHIQDLQDQTKLNQETISLLQTQLEQVKLLTESDENAIAQLEKEIADKQQKDVEIDLVAQMQQELEHLYQQRDKNYQKFNLLRDKLKDLSLQKKLDEEYISDLELQLADVQQEKEIYNQSYNELKQQISEVEAQKLKAEDLVSQVQEELQLINQQNKNQLDVNNSLSLYVTQLGEELNQERRLRQREEQLVRELKKQLEEYYQQDEEDNLFEKEIKQYLLDNITPLFPDSRILTSFDVASGVQASRVVDIIIILNSYCVITIEAKSYKGQIRSDGYARNNKWYCYLNNNKKISIKSASFTNPYTQILKYSQTIGKKLDYCNKKYAKVNVYGLIVFPQKANISQIKNMFGSYYEVININDLITVLQSLKDSKNGLGSRYQALSTQQIENILRGKIIIQNN from the coding sequence ATGAAATATAAAAAGCTAGATTTTAAAATATTAACTAAAATTAGTTTAGGCTTTTTTAAAGTGGTGATTACAAGCTCAGTAGCTTTTTCAGCCTCTACATTTTTAAATTTTGCTAGTTATAAAAGCTATTGGAATGGCACTATATTTGCAGTTCAAACAGTTGACTTTAATATTTTATCTCATACTTTGCCTACTAAATTATCTTATGCCCTGCAAAGAAAAAATATAGATGAGGTACAAAATACACTCAACAGTAATTTTGGTTTGTTTGGTATAGTAATTACAAATTGCAAAACTAAAAATAAAGAATGTCCTAACCAAAAAATTTTATATTCTTCTAAATCTAGACGCGATTGGGAAAAACAATTAGATACTAAAGATTTATTTCAGCATCCTTACGATTTACTAAGAAGCCCAATACCACTAAATACGGAAAATAAATATACTAGCACTCGTGCAACAGAAAGAAGAAGCACTGGTAAAAAGAATTCTGGAAGAATTATTGGAAGAGTTTATTATGTCCGAGGTATTCCTCCTGAATTTCAACAAGATTATTGGCGTTGGTTACAAAATCCTTTAAGTACCAGTGGAGCGCATAAGTATTATTTTTTAACTACTTCTGTATTTTTATTTGGAGGATTTACTGTTTTATCTATTATAGAATTTTTACTTTACAAGAGGCATAAAAATCAGGAACAGTTAAAACAGGAAGTAAAATTATTGCAATATCAACTCAATGGAGAACAACGTACTAAGGCTCTTCTACAATCTGAAATACAAGAGTTAAATACAGATTTAGAAAGAAAGAAGAAAGAACTTAGCTTAAAGAATGAAGAACAATTTTTATTAGAAACTCATATACAAGATTTACAGGATCAAACTAAGTTAAATCAAGAGACTATTAGTTTATTACAAACTCAACTTGAACAGGTAAAATTACTTACTGAATCTGATGAGAATGCGATAGCTCAACTGGAGAAAGAAATTGCTGATAAACAGCAAAAAGATGTGGAGATTGATTTAGTTGCTCAAATGCAGCAGGAATTAGAACATTTATATCAGCAAAGAGATAAAAATTATCAGAAGTTTAATCTTTTAAGAGACAAACTTAAAGATTTATCTTTGCAAAAGAAATTAGATGAAGAATATATTAGTGATTTAGAGCTACAATTAGCAGATGTACAGCAGGAAAAAGAAATATATAATCAATCTTATAATGAACTTAAGCAACAAATATCAGAAGTAGAAGCACAAAAATTAAAAGCTGAAGATTTAGTTAGTCAAGTACAAGAAGAATTACAGCTAATCAATCAGCAAAATAAAAATCAACTTGATGTGAATAATTCACTTTCTCTATATGTTACCCAATTAGGCGAGGAGTTAAATCAAGAACGTAGACTCAGACAAAGAGAAGAACAACTTGTTAGAGAACTTAAAAAGCAATTAGAAGAATATTATCAACAAGACGAAGAAGATAATTTATTTGAAAAAGAGATAAAACAATATTTGCTTGATAATATAACTCCTTTATTTCCCGATTCTAGAATTTTAACTTCTTTTGATGTTGCGTCAGGTGTACAGGCTAGTAGAGTAGTTGATATAATTATTATATTAAATTCTTATTGCGTAATTACAATAGAAGCTAAAAGTTATAAAGGGCAAATTAGGTCTGATGGTTATGCTAGAAATAATAAATGGTATTGCTATTTAAACAATAATAAAAAAATTTCAATAAAAAGTGCTAGTTTTACCAACCCTTATACACAAATATTAAAATACTCACAAACTATCGGTAAAAAATTAGATTACTGTAATAAGAAATACGCGAAAGTTAATGTTTATGGATTAATTGTTTTTCCACAAAAAGCAAATATCTCTCAAATTAAAAATATGTTTGGCAGTTATTACGAAGTTATAAATATCAATGATTTGATAACTGTTTTGCAATCATTAAAAGATAGCAAAAATGGTTTAGGCTCACGGTATCAAGCCTTGTCTACACAACAAATAGAAAATATACTACGTGGTAAAATAATAATTCAAAATAATTGA